The sequence TCCAGCAGGCACGGTGAATGCAATCACCGCCCCTCGAACCCGGCGCCGCGGAGAGGACTTCGACGCGGACCTCTCACGCACGCTCCCTCCCCTGCCCGTCAACGCGGAAGGCCCACCGGTCCCGGCTCCGGTCAGTCCCGACTCCCACCCTCCGTCCCTGCCCGCGCCCGGCCCCAGAAGCCTCCTGTAACCTCGGGCCCTGGCTCAGGAGCCACCCATGTCCGCCTCCCCCAACGAAGTCGTCTTCGCCGCCGTGGGGGACGTCCACGGAAACATGAACCGGATGGTGAACGACCTGCGGCACCAGGCGGAGGTCCGCCACCGGCAGTTCGACTTCGTCCTCCAGGTCGGCGACTTCGAGCCGCACCGCGACGAGGCCGACCTCGCCACCATGGCCGCCCCGGCGAAGTACCGGCACCTCGGCGACTTCTCGGCCTATGACAAGGCCCGGCGGGGCTTCCCCTGGCAGGTCTACTTCATCGGCGGAAACCACGAGCCCTACGGCTATCTCGACACCCACCCCGAGGGCTTCGAGCTGGTCCGAAACTGTCACTACCTCGGCCGCGTCGGCGTCGTGGACCTGCACGGCCTGCGCGTGGTGGGCCTGTCCGGCATCCACAGCGAGGAGCGCTTCCGCGCACAGCGCCCGCCCCTCTCCGCGCTGGGCTCCGTCTCCAACAAGGACTTCACGTACTTCAACGAGCGCGACGTCGAGCAGGCCCTGGAGCTGGGGCATGCGGACGTGCTGCTGCTCCACGACTGGCCCTCCGGCATCATCGACCCGAGAGATGCCGCCGACTTCGAGGGACAGCGCCGGAGCCCGAGCCACGACACCGTGGGCAACGAGTACGCGCGGCTGCTCGTGGACGCGCTCCAGCCCCGGCTCGTGCTCTGCGGCCACCTGCACAAGGCCTATCGCACCTCCATCCAGCACCCCTCCGGGAAGACGACCGAGGTGCGCTGCCTCGGCAGCGTGGGACAGGGGGATGGCGCCTATGGCGTCTTCCACTTCAAGGGCGAGTCGTTCCACGAAACGTTCCTGACCGGGCGGGACTGACCGCCTCCCCCGGGACGCCCTCCAGGACGGGCTGTTTTCGGGTGTGGGACAGAACGGACATTCTTCGCGGCCATTCGGGAGGTGCCAGTGGTACAAGCCGGCCTGTGAAAGCCTCTCCGCCTCCCCCCGAAGCCCCCGTCAACCCCACCTTCGACTCCCTGGGCCTCAAGCCCGCGCTCGTCGAGGCGCTCAGTGCGCTCGGCTACGAGGAGCCCACGCCCATCCAGGCCGCGGCCCTCCCGCCGCTCCTCGCCGGCAAGGACCTGCTCGGCATCGCCGCGACGGGCACCGGCAAGACCGCCGCCTTCGCCCTGCCCCTCCTCCAGCACCTGACGGCGGGCAAGAGCCGCCCGAACACCACCGCCGCGCTGGTGCTCGTCCCCACGCGCGAGCTGGCCATGCAGGTGTCCGAGGCCATCCACCGCTACGGCCAGAAGCTCGGCGTCAGCGTGCTGCCCCTCTACGGCGGGCAGGTCATCGGCCAGCAGCTCCGCGTGCTCAAGCGCGGCGTGGACGTCGTTGTCGCCACCCCGGGCCGCGCGCTGGACCACCTGCGCCGGGGCACGCTCCAGCTCGACGACGTGCGCACCGTCGTCCTGGACGAGGCCGACGAGATGCTCGACATGGGCTTCGCCGACGACCTGGAGGCCATCCTCTCCGGGACGCCCGAGGACCGGCAGACCGCCCTCTTCTCCGCCACCCTGCCCCCGCGCATCGCCGCCATCGCCGAGCGCCACCTGCGCCAGCCCGTGCGCGTGAAGATTGCCCGCGAGAAGGTGGAGCAGGGGGAGATTCCCCGCGTCCGCCAGACGGCCTACGTCGTCCCCCGCGCCTTCAAGATTGCCACCCTGGGCCGGCTGCTCGACGTGGAGTCGCCCACCGCCGCCATCATCTTCTGCCGCACCCGCACCGAGGTGGACGACCTCACCGTGTCCCTCAACGGTCGCGGCTGGCGCGCCCATGCCCTGCACGGCGGCATGACGCAGGAGCAGCGCGACAGGGTCATCAAGCAGCTCAAGTCGCAGGGCACGGACCTGCTCGTGGCCACGGACGTCGCGGCGCGCGGGCTCGACATCCCCCGGCTGTCGCACGTGGTGAACTTCGACGTGCCCAACGCGCCCGAGGCCTACGTCCACCGCATCGGCCGCACGGGCCGCGCCGGCCGCGAGGGTGTGGCGATTACCCTGGTGGAGCCGCGTGAGCACCGGCTGCTGCGCAACATCGAGCGCGTCACCGGCCAGCGCATCGAGGTGTCCACCGTCCCCACCGTGGCGGACCTGCGCGAGAAGCGGAAGGAGATGCTCCGCTCCTCCCTGCGCGAGGCCCTGGTGGCCGGAGAGCTGGACCCGCTGCGCAGCGTGGTGGAGGACCTGGCCTCCGAGTTCGACGCCATGGACATCGCCGCCGCCGCCGTGAAGCTGCTCCAGGACGCCCAGGACGAGGGCCGCGAGGGCAAGGAGGAGGAAATCCCCACCGTCTCCCCGCCCCAGGACCGCCCCGCCAGGCCCGGAGCTCCCGGCGCCCGGCCCGGCCCCGGAGGCCCGGACCGGGGGCCCCGGAAGCCGCGCGGAGGCCCTCCGACGTGGGACATCACCCGCCTGTGGATTGGCGCCGGCCGGCGCATGGGCATGCGGCCGGCGGACCTGGTGGGCGCCATCGCCGGTGAGGCGGGGCTCGACTCATCGCGCATCGGCGCCATCCAGATTGGCGACAGCTTCTCCCTCGTGGAGGTGCCGGAGCCGGACGCCAACCGCATCATCGCCGCGCTGAAGGAGACCACCCTGCGCGGCAAGAAGGTCATCGTCCGCAAGGACAAGGGCTGAGACGACGGCCGCCCCCGGTGCGTGACGCCGGGGGCGCGTCAGGGGACGGGGCTCAGGGCTCC comes from Pyxidicoccus trucidator and encodes:
- a CDS encoding metallophosphoesterase, which encodes MSASPNEVVFAAVGDVHGNMNRMVNDLRHQAEVRHRQFDFVLQVGDFEPHRDEADLATMAAPAKYRHLGDFSAYDKARRGFPWQVYFIGGNHEPYGYLDTHPEGFELVRNCHYLGRVGVVDLHGLRVVGLSGIHSEERFRAQRPPLSALGSVSNKDFTYFNERDVEQALELGHADVLLLHDWPSGIIDPRDAADFEGQRRSPSHDTVGNEYARLLVDALQPRLVLCGHLHKAYRTSIQHPSGKTTEVRCLGSVGQGDGAYGVFHFKGESFHETFLTGRD
- a CDS encoding DEAD/DEAH box helicase, which codes for MKASPPPPEAPVNPTFDSLGLKPALVEALSALGYEEPTPIQAAALPPLLAGKDLLGIAATGTGKTAAFALPLLQHLTAGKSRPNTTAALVLVPTRELAMQVSEAIHRYGQKLGVSVLPLYGGQVIGQQLRVLKRGVDVVVATPGRALDHLRRGTLQLDDVRTVVLDEADEMLDMGFADDLEAILSGTPEDRQTALFSATLPPRIAAIAERHLRQPVRVKIAREKVEQGEIPRVRQTAYVVPRAFKIATLGRLLDVESPTAAIIFCRTRTEVDDLTVSLNGRGWRAHALHGGMTQEQRDRVIKQLKSQGTDLLVATDVAARGLDIPRLSHVVNFDVPNAPEAYVHRIGRTGRAGREGVAITLVEPREHRLLRNIERVTGQRIEVSTVPTVADLREKRKEMLRSSLREALVAGELDPLRSVVEDLASEFDAMDIAAAAVKLLQDAQDEGREGKEEEIPTVSPPQDRPARPGAPGARPGPGGPDRGPRKPRGGPPTWDITRLWIGAGRRMGMRPADLVGAIAGEAGLDSSRIGAIQIGDSFSLVEVPEPDANRIIAALKETTLRGKKVIVRKDKG